The Amyelois transitella isolate CPQ chromosome 7, ilAmyTran1.1, whole genome shotgun sequence genomic sequence tacataaataaataggtgcagcgattaccaatatgagtgaaaaggcttataggtattaaatatCCTCACGATTCAAGAAAAAACCCgtgatttgaaactagaacgacttggGGATGTCCTGATGGACTCGGGGAAGTGAATTCCAGAGCCTAACAGCCATAACGGCGAAAGAATTGGAGGCAATACCTGTACTGTGAAAAGAGATAGCAAgagttaacttatttgaagaacgTAGGATTTTTTCGTGAGAAGAACTTAATAGTTGGAACTGTtggaagtcttttttaagatagtcTGGGGCAAGCTGATTATTGAGAATGGTATAGAGctgacatacataaaatgtgaagatttCTACGGTTACGGATGGGGAGCCATAGCTGAGAACGGCATTCAGAAATACATATGATCTTACTTCCGAAGGCAGAAAACTTacttatactagctgttgcccgcgacttcattcGACGTAAAAGTTCACTGAAAACTTTGACCCCCTGTATCCTCAGGAGTGGGAGGAGAAAAGAAGTGTATTCTGTTGTTGCCAGTTTCAAATTCAACCAAACAAAATACATCTGAGATAACCACATTATAATTTTGGCATGATGCAAGTAGAAACATGCAGAcagaaaatcaaaaaatattatttttggctTTTGTTGGATTTATAGTATAGCCACcccatataatttttttgacaatatcTTTGAAGTACTTACAGACATCGGTCAGTTACTATTTcgttatatgtatagatgaaagttactttcatttatttcttaattattctATCAAATACTAAACTAACTTACCTTCTCTTTAGCGAGGTACAACTTCTGGACTGGCCCAAAGCTCTTGACAAGGTCGTCAAGATCAGCCTCGACGGCAAAGTTGCTAAGGTTGGAGATACGAATGGCGGCGACGTCGTCACGGCGAGCGCCCGGCGGCTCCCGGCCCGTGCCGCGACCGGCGCCGCCTTCGCGCATGAACGGTGCCACGTATTTGTTGGTAGGCGCCGCTTTCGAATCTATCGTGAAAAAATtacttcttaaaatttataagcctgccTGCATAAATGgctttaaaacaatattgttattttcattgcattttttataaattactctTATCCttgaaattagcaataaaCTTCACATTATAGAAGTTAATTTTGGCTattgtttagttttatattccCTTTTGCTAGAATTAGGTCTTCCTCCCTGGCATTTGTCCTCTCCTATGATAATCCCAAGGCCTACCTATAACCATGATCTAGGAGGCGTAAGCCAGATTCAAATCATTATCAAGGACACTCCAAAATTATCCACACTCCAAAATATCATTCTCACTATTTTTCACACTTCATCTCACTATAACattaatattgaaacaaattataaaaatgtatgtaccaGCAGTTTTAGCTGCCTCGCTAGCTTTTGATTGGGCCAGCTGAGAGTGCATGAAGGGGCAGCTGAGGGTCCAGTGGTCGCCTTGGCAGGTACGGCACTTGAATATCACACTGCTGGTTTGAGgctagaaaaatataattttaaataccttaGTCActctaaaaaaaacaaataaggaAACTGACTTTTTCTTATGATTATGCCAGAAACATCACAGGTAAAGATTCTTAATCAACCCTCTGGCATTTCATTCCAGTTACATCTCACATTTAAGAGACCTTATAGTAAGAAAAGATAGTCATCTCTACCAATACTATCTCCACCAACCTTGAGTCCATCTAATTCACCATCATCTGGGCGTTGACTCTCCTCCTTGCTTGTAATGAACTGCATGTAAACATCTTCAGACACATTGGTAGTGGCAGGATTGGGACCTGGTTTATCATTAGCTGAGTCACCAAATTTACTCCAGGTCTTGCGTTTAGCGATACTCTAAAACAGatgtcaaattataaattaaatgccTACAATCTCTTTGGTTTGGCTGCATCCATCTCATTAGtttggtttaaaaaatgttttgcacATATATATTAAGAAGTGGTATGAACAACTCTGTTAATTgacttttgtaaaatatgcATGAAGAGAAGCACACACAATAGTTTCCTTTGCTATAGGAAGCTTGCATAGATAAATCTGCTAATTGAACTTAAATATCTTTCTAAATTAATATCTTATATAATTACTACATTAAACATTTGTCATAAAACATCCCACAAAACTTTAAAGATTACCTTTGAGACCACACgcttttctattttataagttCGGACAATTTTCACTTTCTTGTTGTCATTGTCATACTTGTATTCTGTCACAATTTTCAATCCATTCTCAACAACCTCTGATGGAGGTGGAAGTGCTCCCTGATCTATCTCGACTTCGTCAGCCCAAGACGACTGAATTTCATCAGCAACCGGCATCTAAAAAAATCATGTAGTTATTAATGTGACAAGTTGCAATATTGGGGGTCTACTACATTGATATTATTCTAGAGACAATGataaaccatttatttatttttacattcaaaCCAAACCAAACCATAAATAACAATTGTCCAAATACACTACAAACATGGAATGAATATAGTTTCTCTTTGCCTGCTGCCACCTTGAGGGGGAACGGGAGAACATGATTTTCcgaaattatttatcatagg encodes the following:
- the LOC106131554 gene encoding eukaryotic translation initiation factor 3 subunit G, with protein sequence MPVADEIQSSWADEVEIDQGALPPPSEVVENGLKIVTEYKYDNDNKKVKIVRTYKIEKRVVSKSIAKRKTWSKFGDSANDKPGPNPATTNVSEDVYMQFITSKEESQRPDDGELDGLKPQTSSVIFKCRTCQGDHWTLSCPFMHSQLAQSKASEAAKTADSKAAPTNKYVAPFMREGGAGRGTGREPPGARRDDVAAIRISNLSNFAVEADLDDLVKSFGPVQKLYLAKEKSTGHCKGFAYVHFKFRADAAKAIQTLNGHGYDHLILNVEWSKPPQNN